A section of the Verrucomicrobium sp. GAS474 genome encodes:
- a CDS encoding sodium/solute symporter (Members of the Solute:Sodium Symporter (SSS), TC 2.A.21 as described in tcdb.org, catalyze solute:Na+ symport. Known solutes for members of the family include sugars, amino acids, nucleosides, inositols, vitamins, urea or anions, depending on the system.) produces MAIDLLVVVLYFAAILTIGLKKGAGESTLEGYALGNRSIPWWAILASILASEISAATFLGAPGEGYALRNYTYLQLAIGTILARFIVGSVFVPAYYRHGVVSIYEFLEKRFGPASRTAASLVFLVTRALASGTRLYVAAILVVLSIEIFMGRIPTAGEELAIYALSVVVIVALTALYTAVGGIKAVIWTDFIQAGVLVAALAGTLSVLLSKIPGGWHGARALLTAPGDLTLFASGLVPGAGLWGNIVAVLGSEYTLFAAIIGSTFITLATHGTDQDAVQRMLTGKDAKESRRAVILSGLIDAPIVLAFLTIGILLWAFYQTHPDPNLPRKNAHVFAYFILTQLPAGLRGLLVAALLATAMGSLSTALNALATSFCRDFWFRIHPGTEARQLLVARLATVGFAFALTVIGAATAYAVVRFPGTRILPIVLGIFGYTYGSLLGVFLLGLFTTTRGNDRGNLWAMLVGFLTVAVLSGLPEDIVTLCGGTAPHRPAWLPLIEFPWRVFFGTLATVAVGLCFRTRQTVIDAMPRPGSP; encoded by the coding sequence ATGGCCATCGACCTCCTCGTCGTCGTCCTCTACTTCGCCGCCATCCTCACGATCGGCCTGAAGAAGGGAGCGGGAGAGTCGACCCTCGAAGGCTACGCCCTCGGGAACCGCTCGATCCCGTGGTGGGCCATCCTCGCCTCGATCCTCGCCTCGGAGATCAGCGCCGCCACCTTCCTCGGCGCGCCGGGCGAGGGCTACGCCCTGCGGAACTACACCTACCTCCAGCTCGCCATCGGGACCATCCTCGCCCGCTTCATCGTCGGCAGCGTCTTCGTCCCGGCCTACTACCGCCATGGCGTCGTCTCGATCTACGAGTTCCTCGAGAAGCGGTTCGGCCCCGCCAGCCGCACCGCCGCCTCCCTCGTCTTCCTCGTCACCCGCGCGCTCGCCAGCGGCACCCGCCTCTACGTCGCCGCCATCCTCGTCGTCCTCTCAATCGAGATCTTCATGGGCCGCATCCCGACGGCGGGCGAGGAACTCGCCATCTACGCCCTCTCCGTCGTCGTCATCGTCGCCCTCACCGCCCTCTACACCGCCGTCGGCGGCATCAAGGCCGTCATCTGGACCGACTTCATCCAGGCCGGCGTCCTCGTCGCCGCCCTCGCGGGAACCCTCTCGGTCCTCCTCTCGAAGATCCCCGGCGGCTGGCACGGCGCCCGCGCCCTCCTCACCGCCCCCGGCGACCTCACCCTCTTCGCCTCCGGCCTCGTCCCCGGCGCGGGCCTCTGGGGCAACATCGTCGCCGTCCTCGGGAGCGAGTACACCCTCTTCGCCGCGATCATCGGCTCCACCTTCATCACCCTCGCCACCCACGGTACCGACCAGGACGCCGTCCAGCGGATGCTGACCGGCAAGGACGCCAAGGAAAGCCGCCGCGCCGTCATCCTCTCCGGCCTCATCGACGCCCCCATCGTCCTCGCCTTCCTCACCATCGGCATCCTCCTCTGGGCCTTCTACCAGACCCATCCCGACCCGAACCTCCCGAGGAAGAACGCCCACGTCTTCGCCTACTTCATCCTCACCCAGCTCCCCGCCGGGCTCCGCGGCCTCCTCGTCGCCGCCCTCCTCGCCACCGCGATGGGCTCCCTCAGCACCGCCCTGAACGCCCTCGCCACCAGCTTCTGCCGCGACTTCTGGTTCCGCATCCACCCGGGGACCGAAGCCCGCCAGCTCCTTGTCGCCCGCCTCGCCACCGTCGGCTTCGCCTTCGCCCTCACCGTCATCGGGGCCGCCACCGCCTACGCCGTCGTCCGCTTCCCCGGCACCCGAATCCTGCCCATCGTCCTCGGCATCTTCGGCTACACCTACGGCTCCCTCCTCGGCGTCTTCCTCCTCGGCCTCTTCACCACGACGCGCGGCAACGACCGGGGCAACCTCTGGGCGATGCTCGTCGGCTTCCTCACCGTCGCCGTCCTCAGCGGCCTCCCCGAGGACATCGTCACCCTCTGCGGCGGCACCGCCCCGCACCGGCCCGCCTGGCTTCCCCTCATCGAATTCCCCTGGCGCGTCTTCTTCGGCACCCTCGCCACCGTCGCCGTCGGCCTCTGCTTCCGCACCCGCCAGACCGTGATCGACGCCATGCCCCGGCCCGGGTCCCCCTGA
- a CDS encoding DUF420 domain-containing protein produces MQETTPLPINEAKTPPALIVGVLAVSVVAALFLFWLVYFHPPADADGTELVFLPTLNAILNSLAAVALVVGFVKIKAGKIAAHRAAMLSAFVFSSLFLVSYILNHHLHGDAIFQGQGGIRRVYFPILITHILLSVVALPMILITFFLSLTGRFPTHKKLARWTFPVWLYVSVTGVVVVAMLKIYNR; encoded by the coding sequence ATGCAAGAGACCACCCCCCTCCCGATCAACGAAGCAAAGACCCCGCCCGCCCTCATCGTCGGCGTCCTCGCCGTCAGCGTCGTCGCCGCCCTCTTCCTCTTCTGGCTCGTCTACTTCCACCCCCCCGCCGACGCCGACGGCACCGAGCTCGTCTTCCTCCCCACCCTCAACGCGATCCTGAACAGCCTCGCCGCCGTCGCCCTCGTCGTCGGCTTCGTGAAGATCAAGGCGGGGAAGATCGCCGCCCACCGCGCCGCCATGCTCTCCGCCTTCGTCTTCTCCTCCCTCTTCCTCGTCAGCTACATCCTGAACCACCACCTCCACGGGGACGCGATCTTCCAGGGGCAGGGCGGCATCCGGCGGGTCTACTTCCCGATCCTCATCACCCACATCCTCCTCTCCGTCGTCGCCCTCCCGATGATCCTCATCACCTTCTTCCTCTCCCTCACCGGCCGCTTCCCCACGCACAAGAAGCTCGCCCGCTGGACCTTCCCCGTCTGGCTCTACGTCTCGGTCACCGGGGTCGTCGTCGTCGCGATGCTGAAGATCTATAATCGATGA
- a CDS encoding SCO family protein → MAAPSPALLRNIRLASVVLLFVLAVLWYFRVQVEKQQAAAGTPLPKLGHIDPFTLTGADSQPFDSAALKGKIWAAQFFFTDCGGPCPAVTQNLIQLQGMLGNAQNVKIVALSIDPENDTPEKLRAYAALHHADPARWIFLTASGLPDAEALTHEIVMKRLLIGFQKNTEPGATAATRMIHSTKVVLVDGAGSVRGYYEGLDEETPAKLLADVAALMREEKIK, encoded by the coding sequence ATGGCCGCCCCCTCTCCCGCCCTGCTCCGCAACATCCGCCTCGCCTCGGTCGTCCTCCTCTTCGTCCTCGCCGTCCTCTGGTACTTCCGCGTCCAGGTGGAGAAGCAGCAGGCCGCTGCGGGGACGCCCCTGCCGAAGCTCGGCCACATCGACCCCTTCACCCTCACCGGGGCCGACAGCCAACCCTTCGACTCCGCCGCCCTGAAGGGGAAAATCTGGGCCGCCCAATTCTTCTTCACCGACTGCGGCGGCCCCTGCCCCGCCGTCACCCAGAACCTGATCCAGCTCCAGGGGATGCTCGGCAACGCGCAGAACGTGAAGATCGTCGCCCTTTCGATCGACCCCGAGAACGACACGCCGGAAAAGCTCCGCGCCTACGCCGCCCTCCATCACGCCGATCCCGCCCGCTGGATCTTCCTCACCGCCTCGGGCCTCCCCGACGCCGAGGCCCTGACGCATGAGATCGTCATGAAGCGCCTCCTCATCGGCTTCCAGAAAAACACCGAGCCCGGCGCGACCGCCGCCACCCGGATGATCCACAGCACGAAAGTCGTCCTCGTCGACGGCGCCGGGTCCGTCCGGGGCTACTACGAGGGCCTCGACGAGGAGACGCCCGCGAAGCTCCTGGCCGACGTCGCCGCGCTGATGCGCGAGGAAAAAATCAAATAG
- a CDS encoding ABC transporter permease, whose protein sequence is MFTHPFLLAVGTLTRREIVRFLRQRNRVIGAVATPLLFWFMIGSGVGSSFSGGGGVRAVSDASATNTAAYLHYFFPGTLLLIVLFTAIFSTISIIEDRREGFLQGVLVSPIPRSAFVLAKLLGGTLLAFGQSLLIYLVALNFGLPFSVPAFLLFTGTIFVLGLALTALGYLIAWPLDSTQGFHAIMNLFLMPLWFLSGALFPLSGSAKWLHCLGAANPLTYGLALIRQSLEPALARPPGSPDPLLSGGVTLAFAVVLTWASIEMTKRLAVRNP, encoded by the coding sequence ATGTTCACCCATCCCTTCCTCCTCGCCGTCGGCACCCTCACCCGCCGGGAAATCGTCCGCTTCCTGCGGCAGCGGAACCGCGTCATCGGGGCCGTCGCCACGCCCCTCCTCTTCTGGTTCATGATCGGCTCCGGCGTCGGCTCTTCCTTCAGCGGCGGGGGCGGGGTCCGCGCCGTCTCCGACGCCTCGGCGACGAACACCGCCGCCTACCTCCACTACTTCTTTCCCGGCACCCTCCTCCTCATCGTCCTCTTCACCGCCATCTTCTCGACCATCTCGATCATCGAGGACCGGCGGGAAGGCTTCCTCCAGGGCGTCCTCGTCTCCCCCATCCCCCGCTCCGCCTTCGTCCTGGCGAAGCTCCTCGGCGGCACCCTCCTCGCCTTCGGCCAGAGCCTCCTCATCTACCTCGTCGCCCTGAACTTCGGCCTCCCCTTCTCGGTCCCCGCCTTCCTCCTCTTCACCGGGACCATCTTCGTCCTCGGCCTCGCCCTCACCGCCCTCGGCTACCTCATCGCCTGGCCCCTCGACTCGACGCAGGGCTTCCACGCCATCATGAACCTCTTCCTCATGCCCCTCTGGTTCCTCTCCGGCGCCCTCTTCCCCCTCTCCGGCTCGGCGAAGTGGCTCCACTGCCTCGGCGCGGCCAATCCCCTCACCTACGGCCTCGCCCTCATCCGCCAGTCGCTCGAGCCCGCCCTCGCCCGCCCTCCCGGCAGCCCCGATCCCCTCCTCTCCGGCGGCGTCACCCTCGCCTTCGCCGTCGTCCTGACGTGGGCCTCGATCGAGATGACGAAGCGGCTCGCCGTCCGGAATCCCTAG
- a CDS encoding ATP-binding cassette domain-containing protein gives MSSLPIPAHPILSCTGVGYTFKSRGGRRALDDVSFSVGKGEIFGVLGPNGSGKTTLFRLLSTLVPLAEGSVRLAGCDYPAEMARARRHFGIVFQSPSLDKKLTVEENLQAHGHLYGLHGAELRERIGSLLERFSLAARRKDIVETLSGGLQRRVEVAKSLVPRPALLILDEPSTGLDPVARRELWDYLRALRRSEGLTLLMTTHFLDEAEWCDRLLVLDRGRRVALDTPEALKRSVSGTILTLRTKGPEPLAAALLERIAREFRVAPLLRDEETLELELPPSASPEAERDLLNGLLRRYRDEIAGLTLAAPSLENVFARLTGRNFNAAEGESPTQTPSTTLPSPADPTPAADAPPAAIPPNAD, from the coding sequence ATGTCATCCCTTCCCATCCCCGCCCATCCGATCCTCTCCTGCACGGGAGTCGGCTATACCTTCAAAAGCCGGGGCGGGCGGCGCGCCCTCGACGACGTTTCCTTCTCCGTCGGCAAGGGGGAGATCTTCGGCGTCCTCGGGCCGAACGGCAGCGGCAAGACGACCCTCTTCCGCCTCCTCTCGACCCTCGTCCCCCTCGCCGAGGGGAGCGTCCGCCTCGCCGGATGCGACTATCCGGCCGAGATGGCCCGCGCCCGCCGCCACTTTGGCATCGTCTTCCAGTCCCCCAGCCTCGACAAGAAGCTGACCGTCGAGGAAAACCTCCAGGCCCACGGCCACCTCTACGGCCTCCACGGCGCCGAGCTGCGGGAGCGGATCGGCTCCCTGCTGGAACGCTTCTCCCTCGCCGCCCGGCGGAAGGATATCGTGGAGACCCTCTCCGGCGGCCTCCAACGGCGCGTCGAGGTCGCGAAGAGCCTCGTCCCCCGCCCCGCCCTCCTCATCCTCGACGAGCCGAGCACCGGCCTCGATCCCGTCGCCCGCCGCGAATTATGGGACTACCTCCGCGCCCTCCGCCGGAGCGAGGGCCTCACCCTCCTCATGACGACCCACTTCCTCGACGAGGCCGAGTGGTGCGACCGCCTCCTCGTCCTCGACCGGGGCCGCCGCGTCGCCCTCGACACCCCCGAGGCGCTGAAGCGTTCCGTCAGCGGCACCATCCTCACCCTCCGCACGAAGGGGCCGGAACCCCTCGCCGCCGCCCTCCTGGAGCGGATCGCCCGCGAGTTCCGCGTCGCCCCCCTCCTCCGCGACGAGGAGACCCTCGAGCTGGAGCTTCCCCCCTCCGCCTCCCCCGAGGCCGAGCGCGACCTCCTCAACGGCCTCCTCCGCCGCTACCGGGACGAGATCGCCGGCCTCACCCTCGCCGCCCCCTCGCTCGAGAACGTCTTCGCCCGCCTCACCGGCCGGAACTTCAACGCGGCGGAAGGCGAGAGCCCGACCCAAACCCCCTCGACCACGCTCCCCTCCCCTGCCGATCCGACCCCCGCAGCCGACGCCCCCCCTGCGGCGATCCCCCCGAACGCCGACTAA